ATACTATATGCGTTAGCACGGTTGTGTTTGGACTAAACTCATGGGCGTTAAGTTCATGGTTATTATCTTTTTTATTCTGATGGTATGGTTCTTACCAGGGAAACGTCTGAGATAGTTGATTTGGACTGGGAGAACCTTGGTTTCGGCCTTGTCCATACTGACTTTATGTATGTTGCAAAATGTGGGCCAGATGGAAACTTTTCCAAAGGTGAAATGCTACCATTTGGACCCATAGCACTAAGCCCATCTGCTGGAGTCTTGAATTATGGACAGGTTAGTAAGTGCCTAAGCGGGTGACTTGGAAGGCCTAATGAGAACCTGTGAAATATATATTCTTTGAAGTCCTAAATGTATCAGGCATGCATGCTTAGACAATGATAATTTTGGTGTGTAGGGATTGTTTGAGGGCCTAAAAGCATATAGGAAAACTGACGGGTCTGTCCTATTATTTCGTCCGGAGGAGAATGCCATAAGGATGAGAGATGGTTCTGATAGGATGTGCATGCCTGCACCAACTGTTGAACAATTCGTGGACGCAGTAAAACAAACCGTTTTGGCAAATAAAAGATGGGTGAGTAATTATATATTTTCTCATGCTTATTTCATTAGGCTCTGTATTCACTAATCCCTATTATGTTTGTGATTCCCTAACTTACTATCTAATGTACTATATTTCTAGGTGCCTCCTACTGGTAAAGGTTCCCTGTATATCAGGCCACTACTTATTGGAAGCGGGGAAATTCTCGGCCTTGCACCTGCTCCTGAGTACACCTTTATTATCTATGTCTCCCCTGTTGGGAATTATTTCAAGGTTTGTTCTGAGTTATTAACTTCAACATAAATACCCGACTAGGCGATTACTTAGGCATTTGTGGGAAATAGAAAGAATCAGAGCGGTGTGAAATCATCACAAGTAGTGTTCTTACCTTCTTAGTGATATAGTTTAGATGAATGGTGATTATGCCACAAGCATATTTGCATAGATACAAACTCATCCTGTGATTAAGGCCTGCAGCTTAGGTTTTGATTAAGTTTGTTAACTTTATTGCACAGGAAGGTTTAGCTCCTATTAATTTGGTTGTTGAAGATAACTTTCACCGTGCTGCCCCTGGTGGAACTGGAGGCGTGAAAACTATTGGAAACTATGCCTCGGTAACTTTTTACATCAGCATCTACGAAAGCTATATTTTTCATAGATTCAACCTGCAACTCTGTAGCCATCATTTTCGTGCCCAAAAAAATTTCTCTGGGGATATACTGTTGAAAAACAGGGACGATGAAACTTAGGACACAATGATGTTGCTCTTTTCATAGTACTTGCTCTTAGTGGTTGACTGGAATTTGTTTCAACGTTAATTATTCTAAGGAACTTAAAGTTTACACTACTTGGTTATTTACTTATATATACAAAACTCTATTTTCTACGGTGCTAAATGCTTGTGtcacattttattttctacCTCCTCATTATAACTTATTTCAAAAGGATGTTGTTGGTAAATTTATCCTGAAATTGAAGTCAACATATCAGATGAGTTGTTAATTGTACTGCTAATACACTGTGCTAGCGCCCCCattgttttgacttttgaatCTGAAACTATTGTTACTTAATTGCTATACGTAATTGTCATGTAGGTGTTGAAAGCGCAGAAAATTGCAAAGCAGAAAGGATACTCTGATGTTCTCTATTTGGATGCCGTTCACAACAAATACCTGGAAGAAGTTTCTTCATGCAATATCTTTGTTGTGAAAGTATGATTCTTCACATAGCACTTCTTGTTATTTCTGTAAATCTGTTTCAGTATCTGCACTTCTGCGGTTTGAAGTAGTTTTTTTGTGATCCAAGCCTACAGGGGTGGTACACAACAGTAACACTATTTTGTCAGATCCTAGTTACCTACAATTTGCCCTCTCTTCTATAAACTCACCAAATTGCAGGATTTGTCACCCCCCTATGGCCTAcctattatttttcttaggTTCCAAACAGTGAAGTGGCATGAATATTCCTTGAAGACGTAAACCCAATTGATCTTATGATGAAACCCAAATAGGTTATTTTAGTTTGTTTCtcatctttttattttgaggaaagtTTTTTTCTCATCTTAGTTACAtaaaaca
This is a stretch of genomic DNA from Brachypodium distachyon strain Bd21 chromosome 1, Brachypodium_distachyon_v3.0, whole genome shotgun sequence. It encodes these proteins:
- the LOC100837615 gene encoding branched-chain amino acid aminotransferase 2, chloroplastic isoform X2 codes for the protein MAHNGCFASTDQIQNHIYSMPSLQYKAHSKVGCQASLATKYMETSEIVDLDWENLGFGLVHTDFMYVAKCGPDGNFSKGEMLPFGPIALSPSAGVLNYGQGLFEGLKAYRKTDGSVLLFRPEENAIRMRDGSDRMCMPAPTVEQFVDAVKQTVLANKRWVPPTGKGSLYIRPLLIGSGEILGLAPAPEYTFIIYVSPVGNYFKEGLAPINLVVEDNFHRAAPGGTGGVKTIGNYASVLKAQKIAKQKGYSDVLYLDAVHNKYLEEVSSCNIFVVKGNTISTPAIEGTILPGITRKSIIEVAQSKGFKVEERPVSVDELLDADEVFCTGTAVVVSPVGSITYMGKRVEYKGNQGVGALSQQLYTSLTSLQMGLAEDRMGWTVQLN
- the LOC100837615 gene encoding branched-chain amino acid aminotransferase 2, chloroplastic isoform X1, producing MELSLASSRGALLAPAASAGKRPLSSLSLSPHPSLQIQNHIYSMPSLQYKAHSKVGCQASLATKYMETSEIVDLDWENLGFGLVHTDFMYVAKCGPDGNFSKGEMLPFGPIALSPSAGVLNYGQGLFEGLKAYRKTDGSVLLFRPEENAIRMRDGSDRMCMPAPTVEQFVDAVKQTVLANKRWVPPTGKGSLYIRPLLIGSGEILGLAPAPEYTFIIYVSPVGNYFKEGLAPINLVVEDNFHRAAPGGTGGVKTIGNYASVLKAQKIAKQKGYSDVLYLDAVHNKYLEEVSSCNIFVVKGNTISTPAIEGTILPGITRKSIIEVAQSKGFKVEERPVSVDELLDADEVFCTGTAVVVSPVGSITYMGKRVEYKGNQGVGALSQQLYTSLTSLQMGLAEDRMGWTVQLN